In the genome of Gemmatimonas sp. UBA7669, the window CCGAGCCCCGTGCGGGCCGACAGCCAATCGGCACCGCCACCCAGCGACACAAGTCGCGGCGACAATGCGAACAGCGAAGGCCGCCTGGTATCGCTGGCCCTCACGGGTGGTGTGCCCATTGTGGCGCCCGAGCGTCCGGGTGTGCCGTCCATTACGCAGGGCCTGCTTTCCGTGGCCGCGGACAGCACGCGCATGCGCTTTGTACAGCCGGCTCGGCGCGCCACCGGAGGGTCACGTCCTGCCGCAGCGCCCAACGTCACACCGCGCCTGACCTACGACGAACTGCACTTTGCCGACGGCACCACCGCACGCGGCCAGGTGGAGATCGTGCGCGCCGGCACGGTGATCTTTCGCGACTCGAGAACCGGCCTGCGCATCGAGCACCGTCAGGACGACATCGACAAGGTCATCACCGAGTTTGGCACGGTGGTGCGCTTTCGCGGCGAGCGCGCGGCACGGCCTGCGCCAACGGCTGCTGCAAGTGGCCCCAAGCGTCGCACACCAGCGCCCCCGGAGCGCAACATGCGCAGCACGGGTGTTGGTGGCAGCTATCGGGTGCGCTACGCCACCGCCTCGGCCGTGGGGTCGGACGAATGCACCCAGATCTGGACCCGCCCGCCCAACGCGGAAGATGTCGCCGAGGTGCGTCACCGGGCCGGCGACGACACCCTGAGCGTGGCCTTCAAGGGTGGCGATGTGTTTCCCAGCAACATCGATCCCGACGGGTATTTCGCGAGCAGCTTTCGCATCGTGCCCGACCAGGCGCGCACCATGACGGCCCTCACCACGCGCCTGCACGGTCGCTTTACTGCCGACGGTGGCCTCAGCCTCACGGTGAACATCGTGTACTACCGCCGTCTGCGGGGCAGCGAGGTCACCTGCAATGTGACGGTGAAGGCGGAGGGGAGGCGAGAGGGATGACAGTCGGTCCGTCAATGATCGTGCCCTTCGTCCTGCTGATTGCCAGCTGCCTCGCCATCGTGTGGATTTTTCGCGCGGCCGTGATCGGAATGCAGGCCTCGATGATCGGGCAAGGCCGGGAGATTCCGTGTTCGTTCGCACTCGGTACCGTGCCATACCCGGCGGGCGACACGTTCGTTCTCGGGCTGGAGTCGTCGCTCTGGATGGTGTCCGCGAGGCAGCCGCGGACTGGCCATGGCACAAAGCCTGCACCGATTCGTGGCTTCCGGCTCGGGCGGCAGGAATGGGTGGTCCGTTTGACGGCGATTGAGCGACGCATTGATGGACGGACCAAGGTGACACGCGGCCGACTTGCGATCACGGCGCAACGCGTGCGCTTCACGGGAAAAACGCGCACGGTTGACATACCGCTGGCCGACATCGCGCACTTTGCCGTTCGCGGACCACTGCTGGAGATTCAGCGGCGAAGCGCCCCCACCGATGCGGTGGCATTCAAGGTGCCGCAGCCGGTCTTGGTGGCACGAGTCATCCAGTCGCTGGTAATCCGGGCCGCGCGGGCAGCACGACCCTGAGTTAGCGAGGAATGACGATGACCGTCGCCGTGTCCATCTGTCCGGTCGAAACGGTCACAACCAGGCTCGTGGTGCCTGAGCTCACGCCCACGACATTGCACGTTGTTGGCGTCCTGACCGCCGTGGCCAGATTGGCCGATGCCACCACACAAGAACTCACCGATGGCGTTCGCGGCTCGCCATCCACGGTGACTTCAACAACGAGCCGTGCCGTATCTCCAACAGCGACCACCGCAGCCTCGGGGAGCAGGCGGACTACCGGCGTTGGGGGGACCACAGGCAGGGGCACTGAGTCATCGTAGCAAGCCAGCAGCGCAACCGCGAAAGCGGCTGCCGCAATGCCTCGGCAAACCAATGACGTCTTCGATCGATTCGAGAACATCATCAAGCACCTCCGGTACCATCGCTCACCACCGCATCACACTCGATCTCCACAAGATACTCGTCTCCCACCAAACGCGCCTCGACGAGGGTGTTGGCTGGCAAAATGTGCCCGAAGCGCTCACCGTGCGCACGCGCCACCGGCTCCCAATGGTCCACCTGCGACACGAAGATGCGCGTGCGGATTACATCCTCGAGACGCGCGCCCAATGACTGCAACGCGCCGCTGAGTTTGTCGATCACGAAATGGGTCTGCGCCGCCGCGTCGCTGCCCCCAATGACTCGGCTGCCGTGTGTCGCGGTCGTACCGGACACCGCAATCTGCTTGCCCTTGCGCACCGCACGACTGTAGCCGGCCATCGGCTCCCACACCGTGCCGCTCAGCGCCAGCGTGCGACCGTCGCTGCCCGCGCGCGTCGTGTACGGCGCCGGAAACTTGGACACGTGATGACTCAAATCGCCGCTGGCCGTAAGGAACGGCGGCGTGCGATACTCGTCACCACAGTCGCCGGGAATGGGGGCGAGCCCCTCCTGCGCGGCCGCCAGTTGCGCGTGGTCGTCCTCGTCGAGCGTGAACTGAAACACCCGCGCCGTCTCGGAGACATGCGTGGACTTGCCCAGGCGCGCACCGACAATCACCCCGGCCACGCCCGGCTGGTCGAGCACCCAGCGACTCGCGATGGTGGCCATCGACACGCCGTGCTTCTGGGCCACGCGGTGCACTGCCCGAAGCAGCGTCTGAAACGGCGCCCACCCGCCGGCCACAGCAATGAAGCGGCCGTACTTCATTTGCGACCAGGTCTCGAGCGTCTGCCAGTCGGGTTCAGGGGCACCGAGCCAGCGCTCGGTGAGGAACCCGCCCAGCACGGTGCCGTAACACAGTAGCCCCACCCCCTGCTCGGCGCAGTAGGGGCCAAGCCGCTGCGTGAAGCGCCGGTCGAGCAGTGAGCCGCTCACCTGATTGCTCACGAGACGGATGCCGGTGGCACGGGCAACACGCAGATGCGCGGTATCGAAGTTGGTCACCCCAATCGCGCCAATGCGTCCGGCATCACGCGCCGCCTCGAGCAGCCAGAGCGCATCGAGCCAGCGCGGATCGGCAAAGGTCCAGGCGTGAAACTGCAGCAGGTCAAGACGTTCGGTACCAAGCCGCGCGCAGGCGCGATCAAGCGCGGCGCTGACATCGGCCTCACTCACGGGCCCCGGTTCCGGCACCCACTTGGTGAGACACTGCACGTCGCCATTCGGCGCGACATCGCGCCGGTAAATGCCGGCAATCAGCTCTGCCGAGCCGTAGTGATCGGCCATGTCAAACGTGCTGAAGCCGGCCTCGGCGTAGGGTGCCATGGCGCGCGCCGCCGCGTGCAGGTCAACCGTGCGACCGTCGCGTTCCATGTCGGCCACTTGCCAAAGGCCCGTGAGCACGCGGGAGATCTCGAGACCAGGGGCCAGTGCAATGCGAGGAATCATGTATCGCTCAGGGGTGTCGCTCAGAAGTGTCGTTCGCGAGTAGAGGCCATGTCAGGTCACGGCATCACTCAGGGGGAAGAACCGACGTGATCGCGTCCAGGTTGCCACCGCGTGCCTTGAGCAGGCGCGCCTCGCGCCAGTAGACCAGGCTGCCGAGCACCATGACCAGCAACCAGACGAGCGTGGGGTGCAGGTACCATGCCGCCACAGGGCTGCTGAGGTCACGCCAGGTGTGCACCACAAGCAACGTGGACAAGAGCACGATGGCCGTCGTCGCGACAGCCACCTGCGCAGGACGCGCGCGCAGCACTCGCATCTCGCGCGCCAGATCCGGATTGCGAAACGGCAATCGCAGCACGCTGCACGCCATGATGAGAAAGTTGACCAGCATGGCCGTCACCAGGATATCCACGCCAACAAAGAAGTCGCCGGCGAAATGTCCCGCGAGAATACCCAGGGTGGACAGCCCCGCCGAGATGTACAGCGATACAGTGGGTGCGCCGCTGCGCGGATTCACCGCCAACAGGCTCTTGGGGAAGACCCCGTCCTCGGCCCACGCAAAGCAAAGGCGTGACACACCGAGCAGCATGCCGGGCAGGTCGTTGATGAGCGCGATGGCCGCGCCCGACACCATGATGACCGCCACCGTGGGCGACGCCAGAGGCGCCAGCAGCCCCGGCGCGGTCACGTCACGCACCAGGCTGGCCGAGGCGACATACTGCCACGGCACCGTGTTGTACACCGCGGCAGTGAACAGCAGGTAGAAGCTGCCAACAATCACAATGGCCAGCCCGGTGGCCAGCGGTAGCGCGCGCGATGGCGATTTGGCCTCACCGCCGGCCTGCGCGATGGCGTCAAAGCCAATGAAGCTCGAGAAAAGAATGGCGGCCGCAGGCGGCACCACGTCCCAGAATGCGCCGCGTGTGCCCACCAGCATGGCCGCCTCGCCGCGGGCTTCGAGCAGGGCGCGGTACTCCGCGGCGTTGTGCGCGAAGCCG includes:
- a CDS encoding APC family permease, producing MTSTTAAPSATGLRRELGLLGLAATGICSMVGAGINIVPFALQRSVPGIGDWVLVAYGIAAVPAVLAALCYAMLGSAMPRAGGSYIYASRAIGPYTGYVASFSQWFGLCMAIAVVSYVIPPFLRDIALAADWKAMASTLEQRTVRLALALALLWTFVAVNLRGVKAVARTLVPLMVLMFVCGGLVIVTGFAHNAAEYRALLEARGEAAMLVGTRGAFWDVVPPAAAILFSSFIGFDAIAQAGGEAKSPSRALPLATGLAIVIVGSFYLLFTAAVYNTVPWQYVASASLVRDVTAPGLLAPLASPTVAVIMVSGAAIALINDLPGMLLGVSRLCFAWAEDGVFPKSLLAVNPRSGAPTVSLYISAGLSTLGILAGHFAGDFFVGVDILVTAMLVNFLIMACSVLRLPFRNPDLAREMRVLRARPAQVAVATTAIVLLSTLLVVHTWRDLSSPVAAWYLHPTLVWLLVMVLGSLVYWREARLLKARGGNLDAITSVLPPE
- a CDS encoding aldo/keto reductase, with the protein product MIPRIALAPGLEISRVLTGLWQVADMERDGRTVDLHAAARAMAPYAEAGFSTFDMADHYGSAELIAGIYRRDVAPNGDVQCLTKWVPEPGPVSEADVSAALDRACARLGTERLDLLQFHAWTFADPRWLDALWLLEAARDAGRIGAIGVTNFDTAHLRVARATGIRLVSNQVSGSLLDRRFTQRLGPYCAEQGVGLLCYGTVLGGFLTERWLGAPEPDWQTLETWSQMKYGRFIAVAGGWAPFQTLLRAVHRVAQKHGVSMATIASRWVLDQPGVAGVIVGARLGKSTHVSETARVFQFTLDEDDHAQLAAAQEGLAPIPGDCGDEYRTPPFLTASGDLSHHVSKFPAPYTTRAGSDGRTLALSGTVWEPMAGYSRAVRKGKQIAVSGTTATHGSRVIGGSDAAAQTHFVIDKLSGALQSLGARLEDVIRTRIFVSQVDHWEPVARAHGERFGHILPANTLVEARLVGDEYLVEIECDAVVSDGTGGA